One genomic region from Gopherus evgoodei ecotype Sinaloan lineage unplaced genomic scaffold, rGopEvg1_v1.p scaffold_78_arrow_ctg1, whole genome shotgun sequence encodes:
- the NCR3 gene encoding natural cytotoxicity triggering receptor 3 → MAPGPLLWTLALIAGCRAQDLWVSQPSSVQGTEGGSVSLPCSYRSPREPRLGSYTWLKEVAGARLELSDGTQEFRGRVSRAGERSFLRERRADVELRDLRPYDSGTYRCLVTIPALGEGAGNGTWLQVLKAAPTDVKPDGFVLLWLFLRGLICTFGLAAGALGTSLCYQRKLSRRRQRRVRERQSKAQLRM, encoded by the exons GCTGCCGGGCGCAGGACCTGTGGGTGTCCCAGCCCAGCTCCGTGCAGGGCACCGAGGGCGGCTCcgtctccctgccctgctcctaccGCAGCCCCCGGGAGCCCCGGCTCGGCAGCTACACGTGGCTGAAGGAGGTGGCGGGCGCCCGGCTGGAGCTGAGCGACGGGACCCAGGAGTTCCGGGGCCGCGTGAGCCGGGCCGGGGAGCGGAGCTTCCTGCGGGAGAGAAGAGCCGACGTGGAGCTGCGGGACCTGAGACCCTACGACAGCGGGACCTACCGGTGCCTGGTGACGATCCCCGCCCTGGGCGAGGGGGCCGGGAACGGGACGTGGCTCCAGGTGCTGAAAGCGG CGCCCACAGACGTGAAGCCCGACGGATTCGTCCTCTTGTGGCTTTTCCTGCGTGGGCTGATCTGCACCTTCGGCCTCGCCGCCGGCGCCCTGGGGACCAGCTTGTGCTACCAGAGGAAAC TGTCCCGGAGGAGACAGAGACGAGTCAGGGAGCGTCAGTCCAAAGCCCAGCTGCGAATGTGA